The Nocardia sp. BMG51109 nucleotide sequence CACCGGGGACGGGACCGTGGTCGCCTATCTGGGCGACGACGAGCGCTTCGACTACATGTACAAGTTCGTGTCCTCCCGCAAGATGCAGTCCGGCGGAACGGCGGCCGACCGCCGCACGAACACCGCCATCCTGGACGCGGGCACGCTGTATGTCGCCAAGTTCACCGGCGACCATCCGGACCGGATCGACGGTAGTGGAAAGCCGCCCTCCGACCAGGGTTTCACCGGTAAGGGCAGCTGGATTCCGCTATTGGTGACCGGCGAGGACGGCAAGGCCGAATCGAAGGTCGAGGGGTTCACGGCCGAGGAGGTCGCGGTGTTCACCCGGCTCGCGGCCGATAAGGCCGGCGCCACCAAGATGGACCGGCCCGAGGACTTCGAGGCGAACCCCAAGTCCGGCAAGGTGTATGTCGCGCTGACCAACAACGAGAAGCGCGGCACCGACGGCAAGGCCGCCGCCGACGAGGCGAACCCGCGCAACGCCAACAAGTTCGGCCAGGTGCTCGAGCTCGACGACGACCACGCCGGCACCACATTCACCTGGACCGTGCTGCTGCTCTGCGGCGATCCGAAGACCGCCGACACCTACTTCGCCGGATTCGACAAGGCGAACATCAGCCCGATCGCCGCGCCGGACAACCTCGCCTTCGACGACCACGGCAACCTGTGGATCTCCACCGACTCGTCGCGGGCCATGGAGGCCAACGACGGACTGTTCTCGGTGGTGCTGGACGGCCCCAACCGCGGCGAGACCAAACAGTTCCTGACGGTGCCGTTCGGCGCCGAGACATGCGGTCCCATCGTCACCGGCAAGCGGGTCACGGTGTGCGTTCAGCACCCCGGCGAGCGCGACGGGGCGACGGCGGACAAGCCCGCATCGCATTGGCCCGACGGCGGCAGCTCACTGCCGCGGCCGTCGGTGGTGGCGGTGTGGAATGGCAAGGGCGGCAACATCGGTGCGTAAGCCGCCGCCCCTGGCGGAGCCATCTCGCGTGTTGTGAGGGGACGCGTGGGTCGAGGGGGTCGCCACCCGTCCGCGGGTTCCGCGACCCCCTCGTCTCCGCTGGCTCCGTCTCCGCTGGCTCGCGCCGCGCGCTCGGGCCGGATCAGCTGCTGCCGGTCGGCGGCATGTTCGCGAACCGCGCGAAATCGCCCTGCGCCCCGCTGTAGACGTTCATATCGGTCTTCCCGCCGATACCCGGAACATGCCCGGAATCGGTGGTCTGCCAGAACGTCCAGGCCGGCCAGCCGCCGGGCACCTCGGGCTGGTCGTTGCCGCGGTAGTCGGCGATCCACAGCGGGTAGCCGGTGAACTCGTTGGTGTCGGCCATCGCCGTCTTCCAGAACGTCGGATAGGTGTAGATGATCGGCGCCCGGCCGGTGAGCGCCTGCACCGTGTTCAGGTAGCGATGCGTCCAGTCGATCAGCCCCGCCGGCGGCAGGCCGCCGGACGTCTCCAGGTCGAGGACCGGCGGCAGGTCCAGCGGGCCGTTCTGGCCGAGGACCGTCGTCGCGTACAGCGCCGCCTGCGGTTCGGGCGGCAGTTCGGGATGCGCGTAGTGATAGGTGCCGCGGGCGACTCCGGCCGCGCGCATCAGCACGCTGTCCGGCACGAAGTACGGGTTGACGTAGTTGAGCCCCTCGGTGGCCTTCACCATCGCGAAGTTGTTGCCCGAGGCCCTGACCTCGAACCAGTTGATCATCCGGCCGTCGACATGCTGCCAGGACGAGACGTCCGGACCCGCCGGTTCGGCGATTGCCATGGAAGTTGCGGAAAGGATGCCTGCCGCCGCTATCGCGGGCAGAACCAGGAGAGCGCGACGAACTTTCGGACGGGCCACGGTGCGTCGGTACATGGCTAAGAGCGTAAGCAGCCGAGCCGATTGTGACCACCGTCATGGCTCACCCGAGCCAGTCGAGCACCGATGCCGCCGTCCAGGACTGTTGCATGCTGCCCAGCGGCGCGCCGGTGAACGGGTCGTAGTACTCGGCGAAGCTGCCGTCGCTCGCCTGGCGCAGGCCCTCGGCGCGCAGCATGAACGAGCGCTCGGCCCAGCCGCGCCGGGCGAACACCCAGGAGAACAGCCAGCTCATCACCGGCCACACCGGGCCGCGCCAATATTCGCGCCGGCGGAAGTCCTTCGACACGGGCGACGTCGACGGCGGCAGCGCGTAGTACAGGTCCGGGTGGCCGCAGAAGCGCGGGCCCTCGAACAGCCGCAGCAGGCTGCGCTCGGTGTCGCGGGGCAGGCCGCCGCACAGCAGCGGCGAGAACATGGCCAGCGTCTCGGTGGTGATCCAGCGGCCCAGGCGCACATCGAAGTCGCGGGCCGCGCCCGTGCGGGAATCGGTGGTGGCGACGACCCCGGCGCGGAAGTAATCGGCCCACTCGTACAGCTCGCGCACGTCGGCGTGCGGCAGCCGATAGTCCTCGCCGATATTCGCCAGCACCTCGCAGGCCAGCGCGAAGATCGCGGTGACGAACACGTCCTCCACCGCGAAGCCCATCGTCGCGGCCAGTTGGAAATCGTCGTATCCACACCGCCGCATCTGCTCCACCAGCCACATGTAGCGGTCGTATTCGCGGTCGCTGGGGCGCTGCGCCGCGTCCACCAGGGTGATGTCGGCGCGCTCGTAGGGCGTCAGGTCGCCGGGGATCACGTTCTCGTACGCGCGGTCCCAGCGCGGGGAGTTGTCCATCCCGGACTCCCAGCCGTGGTACAGCGTGATGCGGCCGTTCTGCTTGGGGTCGCGCGCGTGCGCCAGCCAGCGGTGCCAGCGCATCAGGTCGGGCCAGCGCCGATCGAGGAATGCCTCGGCGACCGAGCGGGTGCTGCGGCCGTGCCGGCGGGAGTGGTCCAGGATCCGCTGGACCGCGATGGCGTGCACGGGCGGCTGGGTGATCCCGGAGGTGTCCGGGCCGTCGGGTGCGTTGGCGGCCAGACGGCGGCACTCCCAGCGGGACGGCCCCGGGAAATATCCGTCCACACCGTTGGCGAACACGATGTGCGGGATCATCCCGTTCTTCCACTGCGCCGACAGCAGCGTGTCGAGTTCGACCACCGCGCGTTCCACGCTCAGCGGGGCTAGGCCCACCGCGACGAACGCCGCGTCCCAGCTCCACATGTGCGGGTACAGCTTGGGTGCGGCGCTGGTCATGGTGCCCAGGTCGTTACCTCGCAGGAGGTACGCGGCCCGGGCAGCCAGCTGTGTCGGTGTGAATCCGGGCCCGTTCATACCCCTATTCTGCGACGTCACCTTCAGGTACGCGTGCCGCACGGTCCCACCCTCCGGCCGGTGCGATGCCGGCTGCTGTTCGGCAGTACTCACACTGTTCGCCTCGGTTCGTGATTCCGGTTGCCGAGATTGATACACCCGGCCGCGGGGTGCTCGCCACCCGTGGGGTGACTGTTTGCTCACACCGGCCATTGCGTGCATCGTCGCGGCCGTCTCCGGGGTTACGGGCGGCATGCCCGCGAATCGCTCGAACGCCGGCCGGTGCTTGCCGGCCGGGTGCTCGCGCCCGCGTGCCGTCGCCCCGGTTACGGTGATCGCATGGCCGCATCCAGCTCCGACCTCTCGAAGCCGACCGCGCTGATCACCGGGGCGAGCCGGGGACTCGGCGCCGCCATCGCCCGGGAACTGGCGCCCGGCCGCGATCTGCTGCTCGGCGCGCGCTCCGCGGACGCGCTGACCGGCATCCTGGCCGAATTGCCCGGTGCCGCACCGTGGCCGGTGGAGCTGACCGACTACGCCGCGGTGCGGCGCGCGGCCGCGCCGATCGAGCGGCTGGACGTGCTCGTGCACAACGCCGGCATCGCCGAACTGGGCACCCTGGCGGAGTCGTCGGTCGAGCAGTGGCGAAACACCTTGGAGGCCAACCTGATCGCGGTGGCCGAACTGACCCGGCTTCTGCTCCCCGCCTTGCGGGCGGCCAAAGGCCATGTGGTGCTGATCAATTCGGGCGCCGGGCTGCGCGCCAACCCGGGCTGGGGTGTGTACGCGGCGAGCAAGTTCGGCCTGCGCGCCTTCGGTGACGCGCTGCGCGCCGAGGAGCCGGACCTGCGCGTGACCTCGGTGCACCCCGGCCGCATCGCCACGGAGATGCAGCGCGCCATCGTCGCCGGCGAGGGCCGCGAGTTCGACCCGAACGAGTTCCTCACCCCCGAGACGGTCGCCCGGGCGGTGCGGAATGCGATCGAGACACCCGGCGACGCTCATCCGACCGAGATCGTGCTGCGGCCGATCGCGCGCTGACCGGCGGCCGCCGTCCGCCTACGCCACGACGTTGACCAGGCGGCCCGGGACGACGATGACCTTGCGGGGCTGCTTGCCGTTCAGGAACTCCAGCAGCTTCTCGTCGGTCAGGGCGGCCGATTCGATGGTCTGCCGGTCGGCGTCGGCGGGGACGCTGATGCGGCTGCGGACCTTGCCGTTGACCTGGATCGGGTACTCGACCGAATCCTCCACCAGCAGTGCGGGATCCGCGACGGGGAACGGGCCGTGTGCCAGCGCGTCGCTGTGCCCCAGCCGTTCCCACAGTTCCTCCGCGATGTGCGGGGCCATCGGCGCCAGCATCAGCACCAGCGGCTCCACCACCGACCGCGGCGCGCCCTGCGGGTACCCCTTGGTCAGGTGGTTGGTCAGCTCGATCAGCTTGGCGCCTGCGGTGTTGTCGCGCAGCGCGGCATAGTCGGCGTCGACGCCGTCGATCGTCTTGTGCAGCAGGCGCAGTGTGCCGCCGGACGGTTCGGCGTCGGTGGTGCGCACCGCGCCGCTCTCCTCGTCGACGACCAGGCGCCACACCCGCTGCAGGAACCGGTGCGCGCCGACGACGTCCTTGGTCGCCCACGGCCGCGAGGTGTCCAGCGGACCCATCGCCATCTCGTAGAAGCGGAACGTGTCGGCCCCGTACAGGTCGTACATCTCGTCCGGCGAGACGGCGTTGCGCAGCGACTTGCCGATCTTGCCGTACTCCTGGAAGACCTCGTGCTCGACGTCGTCCCCGTCGGTCCAGAAGAACTTGCCCAGCCGCTCCTCGACCTCGGCGGCCGGCACGTACGCGCCGCGCTTGTCGGTGTAGGCGTAGGCCTGGATGTAGCCCTGGTTGAACAGCCGGCGATACGGTTCCGGACCGGACACGTCACCCAGGTCGAACAGCACCTTCTGCCAGAACCGCGCGTACAGCAGGTGCAGCACCGCGTGCTCGACGCCGCCGACGTACAGATCGACGCCGCCCGGATCGTCCGGGCCGTGCTCGGCCGGGCGGGGGCCCAGCCAGTACCGCTCGTTCTCCGGCGCGGCCAGTGCCTCGGTATTGGTCGGATCGGTGTAGCGCAGCTGATACCAGGAGCTGCCCGCCCACTGCGGCATCACGTTGGTGTCGCGGCGGTAGGTCTTGGGCCCGTCGCCCAGGTCCAGTTCGACGTTCACCCAGTCGGTGGCCTTGGCCAGCGGCGGCGACGGTTCGGAATCGGCGTCGTCGGGATCGAAGGTGACCGGCGCGAAGTCCTTGACCTCCGGCAGTTCCACCGGCAGCAGGGATTCCGGCAGCGCGTGCGCCTGCCCGTCCTCGTCGTAGACGATCGGGAACGGCTCGCCCCAGTAACGCTGGCGCGCGAACAGCCAGTCGCGCAGCTTGTACTGCACGGTGCCGCGGCCGTGGCCGTCGGCCTCCAGATGCTCGACGACCTTCGCCTTCGCGGCCTCGATGTCCAGGCCGTTCAGATAGTCGGAGTTCACCAGCACACCGTCACCGGAGTATGCGGCCGTCGAAACATCGCCGCCGGCAACGACTTCCACGATCGGCAGGCCGAAGGCGGAGGCGAACTCCCAGTCGCGCTGATCGTGGCCGGGCACGGCCATGATGGCACCGGTACCGTAGCCGCTCAGCACGTAGTCGGCGATGAACACCGGAACCTGCTCGCCGTTCACCGGGTTGGTCGCGTGCACGCCCAGGAAGACGCCCGTCTTCTCCTTGTTCTCCTGGCGTTCCAGATCCGACTTCGCCGCGATCGACTCGCGGTAGGCCGCAACGGCTTTCGCGGGGGTGTCGGAGCCGAAGGTCCAGCGCTCGTCGACGCCCGCCGGGTACCGCGCGGCGACCAGCCGGTCCACCAGTTCGTGTTCGGGCGCCAGCACCACGTACGTCGCACCGAACAGGGTGTCGGGCCGGGTGGTGAACACCTCGACCGTCTCCGCTGTGTCGATGGCGGGGCTTCCGGGTCCCTCCTTCGTCGCGGCCGCTGCGGTAGGGTCGTCTCCCGCCCGTCCCGTCGCTGATCCCGCGCCGGCCGGGAACGTGACCTGCGCGCCCCGCGACCGGCCGATCCAGTTGCGCTGCATGGTCTTCACGTTGTCCGGCCACTCCAGCAGGTCCAGATCGTCGACCAGCCGGTCGGAGTAGGCGGTGATGCGCATCATCCACTGCCGCAGGCGCTTGCGGAACACGGGGAAGTTGCCCCGCTCGCTGCGTCCCTCGGCGGTGACCTCCTCGTTGGCCAGCACCGTGCCCAGGCCGGGGCACCAGTTGACCACCGAATCCGACTGGTACACCAGGCGATAGGAGTCCAGCAGCTCGCCGCGCTCGGCCCGGGACAGCTCCGCCCAGGCCCGGCCGCCGTCGATGTCGCGCTCGCCCGCGGCGAATTCGGCCTCCAGCTCGGCGATCGGGCGGGCCTTGTTCGCCGCCGTGTCGTACCAGGCGTTGTAGATGCGCAGGAAGATCCACTGCGTCCACTTGTAGAACTCGGGATCGGTGGTGGCGAACGAGCGCCGCCGGTCGTGGCCCAGGCCCAGGCGGTCCAGCTGGCGCCGCATGTTCTTGATGTTGGCCTCGGTGGTCTGCCGGGGATGCGCGCCGGTCTGCACCGCGTACTGCTCGGCGGGCAGGCCGAAGGCGTCGTAGCCCAGGGCATGCAGCACGTTGCGGCCGCGCATCCGGTGGAAGCGGGCGAACGTGTCGGTGGCGATGTAGCCCAGCGGATGGCCGACGTGCAGGCCCGCGCCGGACGGGTACGGGAACATGTCCTGGATGAACAGCTTGTCGACCGGCGTCTCGCCGCGCAGCGGGCCGACCGGGTTGGGCGCCTGGAAGGTGCCGCGCTCGTCCCATGCCCGCTGCCACTTGCGCTCGATGCGGCCGGCGAGGTCGGCGTTGTAGCGGTGTGCGGGCACGTCGCTGTCGCCGGCTGTCGCGCCGACCGGATCGGTTACACGAGTGTCCTGCACGGTCCTGCCTTCTGGTCGCCGATGTCCCCGGAATGAACGCCCCCGGAATGAACGTCGCTACCAGGGTAGAGCGTGCGCATGTCAGAGCCCAAAAAGGGTTCCCGGGGGACCTCCGCGAACGCCGCCTTTTCACACCCGGGTACCGTATGCGAGGTGTTCGTGCTGGCGCTGATCCTGTTCGTGCTGGCGGTGGTGGCCGTCGTCACCGGGGTGCTCGGGCTGACCGGTTCCCTGCCTCGCAATCGCTTCTTCGGTGTGCACACCGAGGCTGCCCTGCGCACGGACGAGACCTTCCGGGTCGCCAACCGGGTCGCGGCCCCCACCTCCTTCGGCGCGGGGGTGCTGCTCGCCGCGGGCGGGATGATCGCGCTGCTGGCGGGCGGGATCGTGGGCCTGATCGGTGCGCTGCTGGCCGCGGTGATCGCGCTGTTCGTGCTCGGCGCGGGCGCGAACGCCGGCGCGGGGGCCATCGCCGGACTCGCCTCCGCGAGCGGTGGTTGCGGCCAGGCGTGCGGGGCCTGCTCGCTGCGCGACGCCTGCCGATCGGCCGACTGATGCGCCCGCCGCTCACGGTCGGCTTCGACCTCGACATGACCCTGATCGATTCCCGTCCCGGCATCCGCGCCTGCTATCGAGCGCTGTCCGAACGCACCGGCACCCACATCGACTGGGATCTGACGATCACCAGGCTCGGCCCGCCGCTGGAGGACGAGCTCGCGCACTGGTTCCCGGCCGCCGACGTCGCGGCGATGGCCGACCTCTACCGCGAGATGTATCCCGGCCACGCCGTCACCGGAACGCTCGCGATGCCCGGCGCGCGCGAGGCCATCGAGGCCGTGCGCGCCGCGGGCGGCAGCACGCTGGTGGTCACGGCCAAATACCAGCCCAACGCCGAACTGCACCTGACCGAGCTGGACATTCCCACGGATGCGGTCGTCGGCGATCTGTGGGCGGAACGCAAGGCACACGCCCTGCGCGAACACGGCGCGAGCATCTACGTCGGCGACCACACCGGCGACGTGCTCGGCGCCCGCACCGCCGGCGCCTACTCCGTCGCCGTCACCACCGGCCCCTGCGACGCCGAGGAGCTACGCGCCGCGGGCGCGGACGTCGTGCTGACCGACCTGACGGACTTCCCCGATTGGCTGGACGGCTACCTCGACACCGTGCGCTCCGCCTGACCACGACGGGATCAGGGCTTCCGGGCGTCACCGAGGGCAGACGAACGCTCCCGGGACGAGGTCGTCCCGGGAGCGTTCGGTCCGGCGTGCCGGCTCAGGTGGTCCTGCGGCGGAATGTGGTTTTCGCCCAGAGGTAGCCGACGATCGCGATGCCCGCGCACCAGGCGAGGGCGATGAGGGCGTTGTTGCCGATCTCCGTGCCCATCAGCAGGCCGCGCAGGGTCTCGGTGATCGGGGTGAAGGGCTGGTACTCGGCGAACTGGCGGACGCCGGTCGGCATGGTGTCGGTCGGGACCAGGCCGCTGCCGAGCATCGGCAGGTATACGACGGGCATGGGGGTGTTGCTGGCGCTCTCCGGATTCGAGGCCGAGACGCCGAAACCCGCACCGAGCCAGTTCAATGCGAAGACCACCACCGTCAGCAGGCCCACCGCGGCCACCCATTCGAGCGGGTCGGCATTCGGCCGGAACCCGAGCAGCAGCGCGACGCCGACCATCAGGGTGATGCCCAGCAGCCCCTGGATCAGCGTGCCGAGCACCTCGCCGGTGAGTATCGCGGAGTGCGACATCGACATGGTGCGAAAGCGATTGACGATGCCCTTGGTCATATCCGTCGCCACCGACACCGAGACCGATGTGACCAGCAGCGCCGGGACCAGCAGGATGATGCCCGGGGCGAGGTAGTCGATGTAGTCGCCGTCGATGGCGCCGCCGAGCGCGCCGCCGAACACGTAGTTGAACATCAGCAGCAGCACGACGGGCAGGGCGATCAACATCACCGTCATGCCGGGATAACGCTTGGCGTGCACCATATTCCGGCGCAGCATGGTGGCGGTATCGGCCACCGCATAGGTGGTGCTCATGACACGGTTTCCTTTTCGGGAACGTCGGGAACGGGTTGTCCGGTGAGGGTGAGGAATACGTCGTCGAGATCGGGGGTGTGCACGGCCAGCCCCTCGGGTTCGATGTCGGCGGCGTCGAGCCGGTCCAGCACGGCGCGCAGCGAACGCACGCCGCCGTCGCTGGGGATCGCGAGGGTCGGGTCGTCGGCCTGCGGCACGCCGCCGAGCAGCCGCGCCGCGATGTCCAGGGCGGCGCGATCGGCGAACGTCAACCGGATGTGGCCACCGGGGACCAGCCGTTTCAGCTCGCCGGGTGTGCCCTGCGCGACGATGCGGCCGTGGTCGAGGACCGCGATCCGGTCCGCGAGCTGATCCGCCTCCTCCAGGTACTGCGTGGTGAGGAAGACCGTCACGCCGTCCGCGACCAGCTCGCGGATGATCTCCCACATGCCGCGGCGGCTGCGTGGATCGAGACCGGTGGTCGGCTCGTCCAGGAAGATCACCTGCGGATCGCCGACCAGCGTCATGGCCAGGTCGAGCCGCCGGGTCATGCCGCCGGAGTAGGTGCCCGCCACCTTCTCGGCCGCCTCCACCAGGTCGAACCGGGCCAGCAGATCGTCCGCGCGGCGGCGGCCCTCCCCGCGCGGCAGATGATGCAGATCGCCCATCAGCAGCAGGTTCTCGCGACCGGTGAGCAGTTCGTCGACGGCGGAGAACTGCCCGGTGACGCCGATGATCGCGCGCACCGCATCCGGATCGCCGGCGATATCGTGGCCGCCCACCCGGATCTCGCCACCGTCGGCGCGCAGCAGCGTGGACAGGATGTGCACCATCGTGGTCTTGCCCGCGCCGTTGGGGCCGAGTAGCGAGAAGATGGTGCCTTCGCCGACGTTCAGGTCGATGCCGTCGAGCACGACCTGGTCGCCGAAGGATTTCCGCAGGCCGGCGACCGCAATGGCCGGCGGGGGATATCCGGTGGTCATGGTTGTCCCTCTCATCAGTGAATGGTTATGAATGCATGAATCGGCCGCGCCGTGACCACTTCGACAGTGGCCAAGGGTGGGTTGTGCCGTATTCGGTTGTGCGGGAAAGGTTCCCGCCGAGGCTCAGATGTCGAGATCCTCGATCTGCGGATGCTCGACGATGTCGCGCACGCGCGCGTAGAGGTTGTTCGGGATCCTCCCCTTCAGATCGGTGACCGAGTCGTAGATGTCCAGCGTGAAATCGCCCCAGTCGGGATCGCCGACGCCGAGCAGCTTGCGCCAGTTGGTCAGGTCCTTGATCCAGTTGCCGCCGCTGTCGGTGGGATATTCGGCCCACGCGGAGGTCTGCATGTGCAGCGCGAACTTGCCCTTGCGGCTGCGGTACACGCGGATGTGTTGCTGGTGCTGATCGTTGATATCGCGGAACTCGCCCAGCAGGACCCCCGAGAAGCGGACCTGTCTGCCGCCGTTGTGGCCGACGCGCAGGACGACCTCCTCGTAGCCCTGCTGCCGGCCCTCCTCCAGTTCGATGAACCGGCGCAGCGCCGTCACGATCGCCCCCGACAGATTGCCGCCGACCAACTCCTGCGCGCGCTGGAACAGGGGCAGGTCGTCGTCGGATACGTACACGGTCTTGTTGGGCATGTGAATCACTATACGTAGACGTATACATACACACAAGGGCTGTCGCGGAACGGCAACCGCCGGGCGTTGCCGGCAGGGGGTGCTCGGTTCAGCCCTAGGTGTGTGAACTCCCCGCTGCCGTGGGTCGTATTCCGGGCAGAGCGAACAACGATCGTGCGCTCGGGCCCGGCAGAAAGGAGCCCTCATGCCACCACGGGCAGTGGATTATCTGGTGCAGGCCGTCGCGACCCTCGGGGTCCGGCACATCTTCGGCGTGGACGGCGCCAACATCGAGGACCTCTACGACGCGATCTTCGACTCGCCCCACGACGTGACCGGTGTAGTGGCCAAGCACGAGTTCTCCGCCGCCACCATGGCCGACGGATACGCGCGATCCACCGCCGGACTCGGCGTCGTGTGCGCCACGTCCGGCGGCGGCGCCATGAATCTCGTTGCGGGGCTGGCGGAATCGTTCGCCGCGCGGGTGCCCGTGCTGGCGCTGGTCGGGCAGCAGCCGGCCGCGCTGGAAGGGCGGGGCGCCTTCCAGGATTCCAGCGGTCTTGCCGGGACCTTCGATGCCGCAAGGCTTTTCGAACAGATCACGCGGTACTGCGCCCGGGTGGACGCGGTCGACGCGCTGCCCCGGCACCTGTCCCGGGCGGTGACGGCGGCCCGGCGGGGCGGCCCGGCGGTGCTGTTGCTGCCCAAGGACGTTCAGCAGGCGGAGATCGGTGACCTGCCCCCGTTCGTCGCGCCGCGGCCGTCCACCGCCCGGGACGACGCCGGGCTGGACCGGGTGGTGGCCGAGCTGCATTCGGCCCGGGCCACCGGCAAGATCGTGATCATCGCCGGTGATCAGGTGGCCCGCGACGGCGCCCGCGACGAATTGCGGCACCTGGCAGCGGTATTGGATGCCGCGGTGGGCGTGGCCCCGGACGCCAAGGACGTCTACGGCCCCGACGAACCCGGATTCTGCGGCGTGTCCGGCACCATGGGTCACCCCGAACTCGTCGACGCCGTGCGGCGTTCGGCGCTGTGCCTGCTGGTCGGCACCCGCATGCCGGTCACGGCCCGGGCCGGGCTGGACGACGCGCTGCGCGGCCCCGCGCTGGCGAGCGTGGGCGCCGAACCGCCCTACCCGGCGTCGGTGCACGCCACCAGCGCCGACCTGAGGACGGCCCTCGCCGAACTCGCCGCATCCCAGGGCGCCACCGAGCCCGAACCGGCGCCGCACCGCCCAAATCCCTCCGACGGTCCCTTCTTCGCCGCGGCGCGCCCGCGCGAGCTGACCCCGCTCGAGGTGCCCGCCGCCACCGGCCCCGGGCTGCGCTACCGGGACATCGTCGAAACTCTCAATGCCACCGTCGATCCCGGCACCGACGTCTTCGCCGACGCCGGCAATACGGGTGCGTCGGTGGTCCACCACCTGCGCCTCCCCCGTGGTGGCCGGTTCGTCGTCGCGCTGGGCATGGGCGGCATGGGGTACGCCTTCGGCGCCGGCATCGGCTCGGCCTTCGCGCGGCGGCGGCGCTCCGGCGGCGGCGTGCGGCGCACCCTGGTGGTCGCCGGGGACGGCGCATTCTTCATGCACGGCATGGAGATTCACACCGCGATCGAGCACGAGCTACCGGTGACGTTCCTGGTGTTCAACAACAACGCGCACGCCATGTGCGTCACCCGGGAACAGCTGTACTACGGAGATCGCTACAGCTTCAACCGATTCCAGCCCGCCCACCTCGGCGCGGGCGTGGCCGCCATGTTCCCGCGGCTGCCCTCGTACTCCCCCACCGGCACGGACGAACTCGCCGCCGTGCTGGACCACTGCTTCGAAACCACCGGGCCGTCGTTCGTCTCGATCGACTGCGACCCGGACGAGATCCCGCCGTTCGCTCCATTTCTCTCGATACCCAGGAGGAATCCGTGACCACCAGTTCCCTGCCCGCGCTCAGCGATATTCCGCAGCAGGACATCCCCGAGATCCTGCGCATCGAGAACTCCGATCGCGAGGCCACGACGCCGATCATCATGGACATGCTGCGGTCGGTGTATCCGCACGACCAGATCTACGGCGAGTACTGCCCGGTGCAGTCCTACATCGCCGCACCGCCGCGCGAGGTCTACGAGTATCTGGCCGACACCCGCAGCCTGGAGGAATGGACCTACAGCCTGCGCGGATTCGTCGAGACCGACGAGCCGGGGCTGTGGCTGGCCTACGACCGGCTGGGTTCGGAAACCGAGATCTACACCCGCACCGTCGCCAACCCGGACGCGCTGACCGTCGACTACCACTGCGCCTGGGACCAGGGCAAACACCTGTGGATGATCTACCTGATGCGGGTGGTCGACGCCCAGGTGGTGTTCGACAAGCCGGGTTCGGTGGTGCTGTGGATGAACTGCCGCCACCCGTTCTACGACGACAACCCCTACCCGGAGACCGCGCCGCCGAAGCGGCCGGTGTGGGTGGGTGACTTCTGG carries:
- a CDS encoding ABC transporter permease; amino-acid sequence: MSTTYAVADTATMLRRNMVHAKRYPGMTVMLIALPVVLLLMFNYVFGGALGGAIDGDYIDYLAPGIILLVPALLVTSVSVSVATDMTKGIVNRFRTMSMSHSAILTGEVLGTLIQGLLGITLMVGVALLLGFRPNADPLEWVAAVGLLTVVVFALNWLGAGFGVSASNPESASNTPMPVVYLPMLGSGLVPTDTMPTGVRQFAEYQPFTPITETLRGLLMGTEIGNNALIALAWCAGIAIVGYLWAKTTFRRRTT
- a CDS encoding daunorubicin resistance protein DrrA family ABC transporter ATP-binding protein, with the protein product MTTGYPPPAIAVAGLRKSFGDQVVLDGIDLNVGEGTIFSLLGPNGAGKTTMVHILSTLLRADGGEIRVGGHDIAGDPDAVRAIIGVTGQFSAVDELLTGRENLLLMGDLHHLPRGEGRRRADDLLARFDLVEAAEKVAGTYSGGMTRRLDLAMTLVGDPQVIFLDEPTTGLDPRSRRGMWEIIRELVADGVTVFLTTQYLEEADQLADRIAVLDHGRIVAQGTPGELKRLVPGGHIRLTFADRAALDIAARLLGGVPQADDPTLAIPSDGGVRSLRAVLDRLDAADIEPEGLAVHTPDLDDVFLTLTGQPVPDVPEKETVS
- a CDS encoding EXLDI protein, with protein sequence MPNKTVYVSDDDLPLFQRAQELVGGNLSGAIVTALRRFIELEEGRQQGYEEVVLRVGHNGGRQVRFSGVLLGEFRDINDQHQQHIRVYRSRKGKFALHMQTSAWAEYPTDSGGNWIKDLTNWRKLLGVGDPDWGDFTLDIYDSVTDLKGRIPNNLYARVRDIVEHPQIEDLDI
- a CDS encoding thiamine pyrophosphate-binding protein yields the protein MPPRAVDYLVQAVATLGVRHIFGVDGANIEDLYDAIFDSPHDVTGVVAKHEFSAATMADGYARSTAGLGVVCATSGGGAMNLVAGLAESFAARVPVLALVGQQPAALEGRGAFQDSSGLAGTFDAARLFEQITRYCARVDAVDALPRHLSRAVTAARRGGPAVLLLPKDVQQAEIGDLPPFVAPRPSTARDDAGLDRVVAELHSARATGKIVIIAGDQVARDGARDELRHLAAVLDAAVGVAPDAKDVYGPDEPGFCGVSGTMGHPELVDAVRRSALCLLVGTRMPVTARAGLDDALRGPALASVGAEPPYPASVHATSADLRTALAELAASQGATEPEPAPHRPNPSDGPFFAAARPRELTPLEVPAATGPGLRYRDIVETLNATVDPGTDVFADAGNTGASVVHHLRLPRGGRFVVALGMGGMGYAFGAGIGSAFARRRRSGGGVRRTLVVAGDGAFFMHGMEIHTAIEHELPVTFLVFNNNAHAMCVTREQLYYGDRYSFNRFQPAHLGAGVAAMFPRLPSYSPTGTDELAAVLDHCFETTGPSFVSIDCDPDEIPPFAPFLSIPRRNP